In one Corythoichthys intestinalis isolate RoL2023-P3 chromosome 16, ASM3026506v1, whole genome shotgun sequence genomic region, the following are encoded:
- the cdipt gene encoding CDP-diacylglycerol--inositol 3-phosphatidyltransferase: protein MTQENIFLFVPNLIGYARIVLALVSFFLMPCCPFPAFFCYMLSALLDAFDGHAARALNQSTQFGAMLDMLTDRCATMCLLVNLALIYPSYLFLFQLSMCLDIASHWLHLHSSTVKGSASHKSIDLSGNWLLRLYYTNKVFLFVMCMGNELFFCLLYILHHLEEPSGLLYILLVASGVVCALKSSISLVHLVTASQNMAAIDVAARRAAAGKSQ, encoded by the exons ATGACTCAAGAAAACATCTTCCTCTTCGTTCCTAATCTGATCG GTTACGCCCGTATCGTTCTGGCGCTGGTGTCCTTTTTCCTGATGCCATGCTGCCCGTTTCCCGCCTTTTTCTGCTACATGCTTAGCGCTCTCCTGGATGCCTTCGACGGCCATGCCGCACGTGCGCTCAACCAGT CGACGCAGTTCGGAGCCATGCTGGACATGCTAACAGACCGCTGCGCAACCATGTGCCTGCTGGTCAACCTGGCGCTTATCTACCCATCGTACTTGTTCCTCTTCCAGCTCAGCATGTGTTTGGACATCGCCAGTCACTGGCTGCACCTGCACAG CTCCACAGTCAAAGGCTCGGCCAGCCACAAGAGCATCGACCTCTCCGGGAATTGGCTTTTACGACTCTACTACACCAATAAG GTGTTTCTGTTCGTGATGTGTATGGGAAATGAGCTCTTCTTCTGCCTGCTCTACATCCTTCACCACTTAGAAGAACCAAGCG GGCTGCTATACATCCTACTTGTGGCGAGCGGAGTGGTGTGTGCACTCAAGTCTTCCATCAGTTTGGTCCACCTGGTAACGGCGTCTCAGAATATGGCTGCTATAGACGTGGCAGCCCGGCGTGCCGCCGCCGGGAAGTCACAGTGA
- the nlk1 gene encoding nemo-like kinase, type 1, protein MAFHGTGRQTLCGDLFSGSDLARKYFYVNSSCGAPSTALGATPCVGGPPAAPAGTPRHPGGGGGGAAVPQPYGDPAGEVPGPAEMEPDRPIGYGAFGVVWSVTDPRDGRKVALKKMPNVFQNLVSCKRVFRELRMLCFFKHDNVLSALDILQPPQIDCFEEIYVITELMQSDLHKVIVSPQPLTTDHIKVFLYQILRGLKYLHSAGILHRDIKPGNLLVNSNCLLKICDFGLARVEEPDPSRHMTQEVVTQYYRAPEVLMGCRHYGSAIDVWSVGCIFAELLGRRILFQAQSPIQQLDLITDLLGTPPLSALASACEGARAHILRGPHKPPSLSVLYMLSDGATHEAVHLLCRMLVFDPAKRISGSDALSHPYLDEGRLRYHTCMCQCCYSVPSGRVYTRDFEPAAERPFSHSYENSLLSVWQGKELIHRFITEHQQGKRVPLCINPQSAAFKTFIRSTAWHSSKVSRKEER, encoded by the exons ATGGCCTTCCACGGCACGGGCCGGCAGACGCTTTGCGGCGACTTGTTTTCCGGTTCCGATTTGGCCCGCAAATACTTTTATGTCAATTCGTCGTGCGGCGCCCCTTCAACCGCCCTCGGTGCCACCCCGTGCGTCGGCGGGCCCCCCGCTGCCCCGGCCGGGACCCCCAGGCACCCTGGTGGAGGCGGAGGTGGGGCCGCAGTGCCACAGCCCTACGGCGACCCGGCCGGGGAGGTGCCAGGCCCGGCCGAGATGGAGCCTGACAGGCCCATCGGCTACGGCGCCTTTGGTGTTGTCTG GTCCGTGACGGACCCGCGAGACGGCCGCAAGGTGGCACTGAAGAAGATGCCTAACGTCTTCCAGAACCTGGTTTCGTGCAAACGCGTCTTCAGGGAGCTGCGCATGCTGTGCTTCTTCAAACACGACAAC GTGTTATCAGCGTTGGACATCTTGCAGCCACCACAAATCGACTGTTTCGAGGAGAT CTACGTGATCACGGAACTGATGCAGAGCGACCTTCACAAGGTCATCGTGTCCCCTCAGCCACTCACCACCGACCACATCAAGGTCTTCCTGTACCAGATCCTGCGAG GCCTCAAGTATCTTCACTCGGCCGGGATTCTGCACCGCGACATCAAACCTGGCAACCTCCTGGTCAACAGCAACTGTCTGCTCAAG ATTTGCGATTTCGGACTAGCGCGCGTGGAGGAGCCGGACCCGTCGCGTCACATGACGCAGGAAGTGGTAACGCAGTACTACCGAGCGCCCGAAGTGCTGATGGGTTGCCGCCATTACGGATCGGCCATCGACGTGTGGTCGGTGGGCTGCATCTTTGCCGAGCTTCTGGGGCGACGCATTCTTTTCCAGGCGCAGAGTCCCATTCAGCAG CTGGACTTGATTACGGATCTGTTGGGAACCCCGCCGCTGTCTGCCCTGGCGTCGGCCTGCGAGGGAGCCCGGGCTCACATCCTCCGCGGGCCGCACAAACCC CCGTCATTGTCGGTGTTGTACATGTTATCAGACGGCGCCACCCATGAAGCGGTGCACCTGCTGTgccgcatgctggttttcgatcCG GCCAAGCGCATCTCGGGCAGCGATGCGCTTTCGCACCCGTACCTGGATGAGGGTCGCCTGCGCTACCACACCTGTATGTGCCAGTGCTGCTACTCGGTGCCTAGCGGGCGCGTCTATACGCGAGACTTTGAGCCTGCCGCTGAGCGCCCCTTCAGCCACAGCTATGAAAATAGCTTGCTGTCAGTGTGGCAGGGCAAag AGCTAATCCATCGCTTCATCACGGAGCACCAGCAAGGGAAGCGAGTCCCGCTGTGCATCAACCCTCAGAGCGCCGCCTTCAAGACCTTCATCAG GTCTACAGCGTGGCACTCTTCCAAGGTTTCCCGCAAGGAGGAGAGATGA
- the LOC130931991 gene encoding myc-associated zinc finger protein, whose translation MDTSWSNFLFQSPSTPGQQEAPLQAELLPDLSADHLVTPPSTVDTAALSEEPLPVKVSPPKPSRPAHICATCNKEFKNSYNLRRHQSVHTGVKMKDRATRDEGKPPPKQSIPLSLLQLTLPPQAPEPDALPNTGQQVTVAPVTVTPVTVVPVSVAPVTVAVAAPLPLPTPAATVSAVEQDAIPPVATPPANQVRKNHACEACGKAFRDVYHLNRHRLSHSDEKPYSCPVCQQRFKRKDRMSYHVRSHQGGVEKPYVCPHCAKAFSRPDHLNSHVRQVHSTERPFKCTTCTSAFATRDRLRAHLIRHEEKVPCHICGKLLSAAYITDHMRVHNQSQHHACHLCNRSFTTLTYLRVHAQKHHGQEWKESGGARGSFGGAGPGGVLLCQLCGVQCKTTTQLQGHMGTHANQAESDPGGAGPVGDAPSSGAGGGMLMTDCSGISAQTHS comes from the exons ATGGATACTTCGTGGAGCAATTTCCTCTTTCAG TCACCATCAACTCCAGGCCAGCAGGAGGCGCCCCTGCAAGCGGAGCTTCTGCCCGATCTGAGCGCCGATCACCTGGTCACGCCCCCTTCCACTGTGGATACGGCTGCCCTCAGCGAGGAACCGCTTCCTG TGAAAGTTTCGCCACCCAAACCGTCACGCCCCGCCCACATTTGCGCGACATGCAACAAGGAGTTCAAGAACAGCTACAACCTGCGGCGCCACCAGTCGGTCCACACGGGCGTCAAGATGAAGGATCGAGCCACCCGCGATGAGGGCAAGCCCCCTCCTAAACAGAGCATCCCCCTCTCCCTCCTCCAGCTCACCCTGCCCCCACAGGCCCCGGAGCCGGACGCCCTCCCCAATACCGGACAACAGGTCACCGTTGCCCCGGTGACTGTCACCCCAGTGACGGTTGTACCAGTGAGCGTTGCGCCGGTGACCGTTGCTGTGGCCGCACCGCTCCCACTGCCCACCCCGGCAGCGACGGTGAGCGCCGTGGAGCAG GACGCCATCCCCCCCGTCGCCACGCCGCCTGCCAACCAGGTTCGCAAGAACCACGCGTGCGAGGCTTGCGGAAAAGCCTTCCGTGACGTCTACCACCTGAACCGCCACCGGCTGTCGCACTCGGACGAGAAGCCGTACTCGTGCCCTGTGTGCCAGCAGCGCTTCAAGAGGAAAGACCGCATGAGCTACCACGTGCGATCGCACCAGGGCGGCGTCGAGAAGCCCTACGTGTGCCCGCACTGCGCCAAGGCCTTCTCGCG GCCGGATCACCTCAACAGTCACGTGCGTCAGGTTCACTCCACAGAGAGACCCTTCAAGTGCACG ACGTGCACGTCGGCATTCGCCACGCGTGACCGCCTGCGCGCGCACCTGATTCGCCACGAGGAGAAGGTACCTTGTCACATCTGTGGGAAACTCCTGTCGGCCGCCTACATCACCGACCACATGAGGGTCCACAACCAGTCGCAGCACCACGCCTGCCACCTCTGCAACCGAA GCTTCACCACGCTGACGTACTTGCGGGTCCACGCCCAGAAGCACCATGGCCAGGAGTGGAAGGAGAGCGGCGGCGCCCGGGGCAGCTTCGGCGGCGCCGGGCCGGGCGGAGTACTCCTGTGCCAGCTGTGCGGCGTGCAGTGCAAGACCACCACCCAGCTACAGGGTCACATGGGCACGCACGCCAACCAGGCGGAGAGCGACCCAGGCGGGGCCGGCCCCGTGGGCGACGCCCCTTCCAGTGGTGCTGGCGGCGGGATGCTGATGACTGACTGCTCTGGCATTAGCGCACAGACGCACAGCTAG